DNA from Toxoplasma gondii ME49 chromosome X, whole genome shotgun sequence:
CTGGAGGTGAACGGAGTTTCTTTTTCGACGCCGCacagaagatggagagagactaTCCTTCCCGGACACAGCGCCGAAGTCCATCGACCTGTTCAGGCTGCCGCGGGCACTGGCACAATACACGGGCGGCGAGAAGTCTCGGGAGGACGTTCACTTGGGGACTGCGTGgcgggaagagacaggcgcatTTCCTCGACATATGTCGGGGCTAACAACGAAGCGCGATCCCGTGAGCACAGACACCACTGGGCACTTGATCCCGCAGAAGTGACTTCTTAACCATAAAAACGAAACCTTCTCCTCTCACTGGAGAGAgcgcgttttttctggcTGTGGAGGCCCAGCTCGACACCTCATCGCAAGGCCGAGAAAGGCGGAAAAAAAACCAAAAGGCTCCCCAACGTGAAGAACGGGAGTCTCACCTGCGCTTGCACTTTGGGCAAGGTTCGCCGCCGCGGCGCTCGGCTTCGTTGCTCGGCCACTCTGCGTCGACGGGCCACCAAAAGGCGTACCCGCAGTCTGGAGGCAGGACAGGTGCAGAAAGCCATGgtctgtggagagaggcaaaccTTTCGAACTGTCCTGTCAAGCTGAACCACGGACGCGCCGCTCCATACCGCCCTGCGAGAAGCTGCGGCAACATCtgcccttttctctccgaaCGCATGCGCCGACCGCGGGGCCTTTGCGGAACAAGGCCTTCGTCTGCCCCCCCTTTTCTGGAGATGGCAGCGAGAGTTCGACCTCGCGGCGTCTCGATTCTGtcctgttctctcgctgcgactgcgacggagagaaagccTCAAAATCCCCGTCAGCACACAAAAAGTCTCACCAGGGTCGAGACACCGGACGACGTCCCCGGCGCTATCGGCGTACGCTTCAATCGTTCTCTGCAGGTAGACACGGTAAAGTTCCTGTCCGTCGTTGTCCGTCTTGTATGTGGACTGAGACGCGGTGCCAGCAAGTCCCTGGGGCTGGTTTTCCTTCTGAGCGGAGTCGCTGTCGGAAATCCCCCGTcccgcagctgcagcagcgccgcTCGCATCGGACGAGGAAATGGCGGCCGCGATGTCACCAAGCGTCACATCAGCGAAGGCGGCAGAGCGCGAAGGACGCCAGGAAGCTGTTTTGCTCCCGATGCTCtttcgagtgtctctgcggttcttcgacaaaggagaggcgagagtcGCAGACGAGAGCCGCACCGCGCCGGTTGAGTTCGCGCGCGGATTTTCCGCGTTTCCGCAAGACCTATGAAGCGCCGCATCATCGCCGGGGTCGGCTGcggcgtcgctgtcttcgaCACTGTCTTCTGTcccggaggagagaagaaggcggcgaatGACGCTCTGAGGCACAGCGGCTCTGCAGTCGGCGAGAGGGCAACGCAGAATGGCCGCGCCTGGGGAGGCGTCCTCGCGCGCAGAGGTACTGGAGAGCACTTGACAgttctgaagagaaaacgtcACGTACTGGCGAAAGCAAACAGTGTGAAGACGATGGGGGCTTGCGTCTTGACCAGGTCGGGCGTCGTCTGGGGTGTCTGCGAGAGAGTTCTCCGGCCGCGAGGTGGCTGTGAACGGCGCGGCGCTCGCGCCTGCGGAACGCTtggagaagcagccgagAGCTATGCAAGAGTCCGTGGCGAGCATCGGCTCTAGGCAAATGCTGCAGCGCTCAGAAGGCGGCGCAGCCTCGTGGCCAGCCGGCGGGTGCCTCCTCTCTGAAGGGAACGAGGGCGAGTCTGCAACTCCAGGCGActgcgcctcgccttcggTCTCTCCCGGGGAGCTGGCCACCTGGCGCAGAACGTCGCCGAACGCTTGCAGGAGGCCGCGCGCGCTCCGGAGAGCGGGTAGGTTTTTTCGACTGGGCCGCGTCAAAGGATTTTGACGAAACAGACCTTTGCGTTCCATgacgaggcgagagcgcgTGAACTCGAAGCAACAAATGACGAAAATGCCGCACGGCGCGCTCAGGCGACGCTCGAGACGCTGCGGGGTACGGAAGTGCCTAGGGGAAACAGGCCCAAAAGGTCGCAGCAAAAAGGCGCGGAGAAAGGCACTCCTGATGGTTCGCCgtcgacgaaagagaaaacgccaAAACCTAAGAGACGGTGCAAGGGAGTTCATTCGAAGTTCTGCCGGACACAAACCGCGGACTCCGCTCGGCGGAACATGCTGCGGCACTCCGTTCGAGACGGCGACAATTTGGCGGTGGCTCCCGCGGTGTGTCCAGGAAGTGGAGATGAAACCACTGCTTCTTCCTGGATTTCAGTCGATTTGAGTTCGCAGACGCTCTACGCGATCCATCGGCGGTAAACCACGAGTCTTCAAAAAGCGACGACCCGCGTTTGAGcgcagaaagcagaaagcctcGACTGCAGGCCGCATATAGGTCTCGACATCGGGCAGAACCAACAGCGGGCAGCGCCCTACTCAGAGGTTTGTCAGAAGATGCACATGGAAATGTCGAGGCGAAACGGAAGACCTTTTCCAACGAAAATCCAGTAGCAAACAGGAAATGGCACTttgaggagagacacacacacgaaaAACCACAAACCGACATGGACAAAGGCGTCGAGGGTGCAGACAGCAGCGCACGCACCGCTTCAGCACACCTCTCCAGCAACAGAAGCTCGCGTTTACCTAGCGAAAAAGCAATCGGAAGTGTTGTGAGTGCACCCGGTAGCAACGGAACGAAAGACAACGACAAAGCGGAAAAGACACGCACACGATTGTGAGtgccctgcatgcgcgctgtGTTTCCCTGTCGCGTTCGTCTCACTGGCTCacgacgacgaggaacgcCTGGCTTTTCAACAGGGATTCCGTGTTCACATCCTCCATCACAGACAACAATCGTTCGTTGTTCTTCTGGCGTTTCACACAAAAGTGAGAGTTTCGGAGAAGGCGCTTTCCTCCTTGAGAAGGCGGAACTGCGCAACATCCGGCCCTCTGAAGCATAGTGAAGACACCAAGAGCCGAGCAGATGCGCTCACGCGCCGCCAACGGGTCGTCTCTGCCATGACTAGATGAAAAAGCTCGTGCGATAGACTAGCCAGTGCTGATATTTAGTCTTGTGCAAAACAACTGAAAGTCTCATCAACATCACTTGACAGGGTCTCCCCAGAGAGTCTCCGTTTCATGCCACAGGATTTGCCGAAGAAGCCAACGAGTGGCCACCCTCGGTCAGCGAGCATCGACTGGCTACCTGCAACCAGCTGCGCCAGTTCGTCGCCAAGAGAAAATGCCTTACCGCTAGCGCTGTGACGGTGTTCTCTTGCTGAATCTTTTGTAAGTTACGTAGAGTGAAGATTTGAGCTTCCACTTGGAGAAACGGCTCCGCGTTCGGATGTTCTAGCCCACTGCGGTTGTGCACCGGGAGTGTAGCGCAGATTTCGTGCGGCACGGGTTCCGTGCGACCGTTGACACGGCCATGCATTTCTTTTCAGTTCGCCTGGGCGAACTGTCTCGTAGTTCTAGCATGTTCTTCACGTTGGCAGGGAACGTTCCAGATTTTCTTTCCAGTGCGACGTGTAAAAGGGCTTTCCGTTGCTAGTCTGCCAAGTGCAACACTTTCGGTTTTTTTCCGATCAGCCGCGCCTGTCCATTTGAGGCGGAAGCGACCTCCACTTGCAGGCTTTTGCCCTGCGTCTTGTTCAACGCGCTCTTCGCGTTCCACGGGAGTTCCAAGTTTTCGTGCGTTGTTTGACCTGGTGCATCCAGCAAGAAAAACCCTGGACGCTCTCCGTTCAATTCTTTGCGTGAATACAGGGGCTGGCGTATGGCGTGGACACCCAGTGCTCGCTACCCAGCGCCGATTGTTTTTTAGTTTGAGCCACcaaggaggagaacggaAGGGTAATTCGACTTCTCAGGCTCGTGTCTTGTCAAAGAGCTGCCGAAAGGGAAAGTGGTAGGCCGCGAGCATCTCCTACGGTCGACGCCACAGTGTTCGTCTGTCAGTATTCAGCTGTGTTTATTTGGTTCCACTCGCAGGTAAAACGGAGCTCTCTGCCGGGGTTTTTCCGGGAACTCCGTGACGTTGCTGGTGCGAAACACTTTCTTCTGCGCATGTGTGCGTTGAAGGGATCTGCAGAAAGACAAAACCCGTACGGGCCTCCGTCAGGCGAGGTGCAGAGAGCAAGTCACGATGGCAGAATTTCAGTATCTTTGCAAGTTTTGTTTCTGTTTGACGGACGACGATGGAGACGGCAAGGTTAAAGTGTCTCAACTGGGCACCATGCTTCGCATGTTGGGACAGATATGGTCGTACGCGTCCATTTtgaaggtggagaaggagcTGGGCGACAGGCCCGTGACCCTGGACACATTTCTCCGCATTGCTAAACAAAAGAGACTGGAGGAAGCCAAGGCTCGGAAGAAGCCGATAAGCGAACAGATGGTACAGGTCTACGGCATTTCCACCGACATTGGCCTGAGTGCAGATGAGATCAATGAACTCAAAGTTTGCTTCGACGTTTTTGATCCGGAGGGCCGGGGGGTTTGCTCAGTGAAGGACGTTAGTCAGGTCCTTTCGTGTCTTGGCGAACAGCTATCGCCAGCGGATGTTGAAACACTTTTGGCGCTAGAGAATTTCGACGGGGCAGAGCATCTGCGGTTTGCCGATTTCTGTGCCATATTCAGTCGTTTGCAACGGTAGGTGCGGGGTTACTGTCTGAGCATGTTACGTGGACCAGCGATTCGCCGCTGTGTTGTCTTCGCAATCGCTCAGCTTCGCCTCTGTGAATTTCCAAATGTCTACATGAACTTTTCTGACCCAAATATTCTGCACGCTGAACCCCGTGTCACCGAATGGGACTCTATCGTTTTTCGGTAGTTGACAACACAACAAAGCAGGGATGACGGCTGCTAAAGCGCGACAGCATTTCCATTTTCACTCCATTTTGAAATATTATTCGTCGACTGGATGATCCGGGGCTGCCCTCATGGGCGTCGTTGCGAGTTCCGCCTCCAGTTCGCCGTTGCTAATGTCGCCGTTGCTGCTAAGTCAGACAGAGTTGATTGGTGTGGTGTACGTCTGGCTACTCATGCTGAGGCACGAGGCGATGCACGACTTTCAAAGTGCGAAACAGCGACTAAGGAatcgagagacacacgaatACTGGATAGACTTGCGCGCTGCTGTACCGCAATCGAGAAAGCGCACGTCTGGGCCTTGTTCGACGCAGCAATATTCATTTCGTGGATAGTTGCTATCACGTACCGCGCGCAGTGTTCTTAAATATCATCGTTGTGTGCTTGGGATTCATGTTGTGTAATGCTACGTTGGCTTGTATACGGAGGTATATTAGCTGACGCTCAGTtagacaagagaaaagatACAGTTGGTTGCATCCGTAACATCGTCCGCTACCGCGGCGCTCGTACAACCAGTTACGAGACTGCTGCCCAACACAGTGAAGGAGATAGTGGATGATAGGCGGATCGTTCAGTGAGAGGACCGCTCGACTTAAATGGCATGCCACCGTTCGAAGGATTTCGAGAACCGTGATCTGCGTGCATCAGCTTCCTGAATGTGGGTTCGCTGCAACGTCACTCAGGTTTCACCTATCTTCCACTCTCAGAGAACCAATGAATTCTTCAGTAAATCTGTTTTCCTTCAGAAATTCCCTTTCAGTGTCGGATATGGGACTTCCTTAATGTTCTACCGAGAAATGATGCGACCTTCCACCCCCCCCCCTTTGCACAAACGTGGCTGGGCTCTCGCACACCCCTGTGAAACAAAGGGACTGTCGACAGCCTTTCACAAAGATGGTCTTGTGTTGTACCAGTCTTGCAGAAATATTTCATTTTTAGAGGGTGCGAGTCACCTCACCCCCGTTCCACTGTGTAGTACTTCGCAAGAGGAGATGCATTCACGTTGTAGCTGTGGCTTTTCAAATGCCAACTCTATGTGCTCCCAGGCGAACGGGACGCACACTGCAGGTGACTGGACTGGCTTATCAAAGTTTCTGCCCATTTGACGAGTCTTCGGCATTGTCTTGTATTGAAGACTTCCCTTACAACACGACTATCGGCGCTATCGGGACTGGTGGACTGGTACCGGCGCGGGAAGTGAGTGACTGGTTCCTAACTGTTCTGACGGTACATCAGTAAAACTTTCGGAAATGCCGAGTGTATGCAGTTGAGTATCCAGCTTTCTCTGAGCTTGGCATTCTTTGAGGGAGTAGTAATTTTGCGACGATACCTCCTGGAACTCATCCCGGTGCATAAAATAGTACTATGGAGGCGCCCGGGCGTCGGAGTGGACCTCGAGGCTGCCACGAGTCACGCCTCATCCTTGCCGCAAACAGGGGAATGTTTGCCGCAGCGTCGAGAACTCCCAGGAAAGAGTCCGTTCTCGGAATCGCGGAAAATCTTATGCGTGAACAGGCAGGCGGAAGCGGGGTTTGGATGTCACGAAATATTTAGTGACACGAAAGGAAGCTTCCGCCGACGTGGAAGCTGATGTGCGATAGGGGTTGCGGTGCTTATAGCGGCGTACCAGGAACTCGCCTGCGCGGCCGGCCTGCCAGCCACACGGTTTCCCGTTCCTGGGTAATCACGAAAGAAATGCGAGAACGATGCAGGGGTTGCATTTGCCTTTTCGCGCGCTAACTTGTGGGCTTTTTTCCCGATGAACGACTCGCGAAGTGCTTTTCTCTTGGCGAACGAGGAAATTGTTCGGGACGTTCTCCCATTCTTCGAACGGCTGAACAGGCGACAAAACTGCTTGATGCGCGGGCGCATGTAAGCAGATGTGCCAACGGGGAATCCACGCTCTGCTTGCAACACCCCTCCTCTGCGGCTCGGTTTTCGTGGGAGGGTCATTTGCTTCTCATATCTTTGCAGCTCTGGGAGCTTAGCTGGTTGTGCTGCTTTGTTCGTGGAAATCCTCGCGATTAACGGGGAGTTCGGTGTCTGTATTCTGGCCGCCGATGCCCAAAAGCCTGGCACAGGCCGTTCTCGCAGCAGTAACTAGTTTCTGGAAGCCTTCCTAAGCTCGTCTTCGTGAAAGATTCGTCAGTGTGTGGTTTTTTTGCGGTCCGGCTCTTCCTTTTGTGTCAGATCGTCTTCCATCCTCAAGACAATCGCAGAGTGTCCACTCCCGTTCCATGTTTCAATGCGCTGCACTGTCCGGGGCCATCGAGAGCAGGAAGCCGCTTCTCCAGTCAGGCGATTGTCTCTaactctttttcgtttccgcgCGCTAAAGACGGCTCTTTCTTTGCGGCtgcttctgtgtgtttgGGATTCTCTGCAGTCggttttcgcttcttctctcctgggAGACACGGCTGCGTGCCGCGTAGGTCCCCTGACAGAGCCGTGAATCTGAAAGCGGCGGGCCAAGAGGAAGTCAGGGAAAATAACGTAGGGAGCTGCGATCAATTGTCGACTCGTGCTCCGTCAAATTTTGTTCGGCTGCCAGTGCCGAGCGAGGAACACAGGGAAGCGGTATCGAAACACCTCCCAACGACGACGCTGCTGCGACATTGGCCAATAATCTTCTTTGGACTCAGCGATCCTATTCGATTGGCTGAAATGGATCTTTTTCGCCGTCTAATTCCCTCAAACAAGGATGGGTCAGGTGACCATTCCCAGCGGGGGCGCTTGCCGCCCAATAAATGCGTCATGTCCAACTTCAACTTTGGTCCTACCCTTGGCACAGGTAAAAACAAGGTGACTGAGTTAGAAGAGTTTCCATTAGGAGAGGGACGAAGGAGCGACTGCTTACGGGGAGAATCCGAATGAGTACTGGAGGCGATGTGTGTTCGCATTTTCAGGTTCTTTTGGGCGTGTGTTCATGGCGAAACGGAAGGACGACCCTCATGCACCTCCAGTCGCAATCAAGAGGCTGAAGAAAGCGGCGGTTATCCGTCAGAAACAAGTTGATCACATTCTCTCAGAGAAGAGAATCCTTCAGATGATCAATCATCCGTTCACGGTAAGCAGAAACCGTCAGAATGGCGGTAGTTGTGAACCGtggggaaggcgaggcgtGGGCGCTATCACCTCGGTGCGATCACTTCATTCCATGACTGGTGTGGCATGTACCGCAGGTCAACATGCTTGGGACGTTCAAGGACGATCGCTACCTCTACATCGTCATGGAATACGTTATCGGCGGCGAATTTTTCACTCTTCTTAGAAAGACGAGACGCTTCGAGAACGATGCTGCGCGGTTCTATGCTGCGCAAGTCACTCTGATTTTTGAGTACCTGCACGACCGTAACATCATCTACAGGTACGTTCCATACGAAGATTTGCTCGATTTTTGTGGCTTTCGCTGGGACCTGTGGCACTTCTACTatttttttctccgcgttttctgTGAATTCAGAGATCTCAAGCCTGAAAATTTGCTGGTCGATGCCGAAGGCTACTTGAAGCTGACAGATTTCGGTTTCGCCAAAGTCATCGAGTACCGCACATACACACTGTGTGGAACTCCAGAATACATCGCTCCGGAGGTGCTTCTGAACAAAGGTAAGTACAGCCCCCCGTAGCAACAGCATGTTGAAAGGAGACAATACATTTTAAGAAGATGCGCGTAACTCTGGAGACGAGATACGGCTGGTTGTCCTTTTTTGTAGGGCATGGGAAGCCGGTTGACTGGTGGACGCTGGGAATCCTGATCTACGAGATGATTCTCGGCTATCCTCCCTTCTTTGACGACGAGCCCATGGGAGTTTACCAGAAAATTTTGGGAGGCCGGATAGCGTTTCCGAAATTCTTTGATAAGTAAGTTTTAATCCAGTTTGACACGACCAGCTGTCTGATGGTCGGGCTGCACGTCAATGGACGGTCTGTGGGCAAGGTCGATGTACAGTGAGTCAGGCGTTGTCACATGtggatgtgtgtgtattcTTCAGGAACGCTAAACTTCTCGTAAAGCGCTTGCTAACCCCTGACCTTGCTCAGCGGTACGGTAACTTGAAAAACGGGGTGGCCGACGTCAAGGACCACAGGTGGTTCGCTGGATTCGATTGGAACGCATGTTTAAAGAAAAGCCTGCCTTCGCCTTACAAGCCTCCTGTCAAGGTAAGCGATTCGGGGAAATGAACAGTTTGTGCAGCTCTCTGCAGTTAACTTTAGCCTGTATGTCTGATGCCTCTATATTGTTTGGACTGGTAGCTTTTCTGTACGGCCAGCATGTTTCTGGTATGTGCTCTTGTGTTCTGTGCCATAGGGAATGGATGACACTTCCAACTTTGAGGCATACCCAGAGTCAACTGAACAAGCGCCTCCTGTCACGGGCACCATGGACCCTTTCACGTCGTGGTAATCTTGGACCATTTTGTGTCGCTGTGGCAGCTACGCCATAGCCACTGTTTTAATCCTGTATGCAGGCAGGTACTTTCACACAAGTGTACTTTCCAATCGACCTTTCCCAATAAGCATGAATACATACAGTGAGACTATACTGTGTTGTCGGCAAGGCTGCTTGTGCGCCGTAGATTGCCGAGGCAGATGTGAAACGTGGGTTTACCCATTACTCCCGCTGAATCCTGTGTCTTTAATCCTCGGTCGTATATTCCTTTCTGTACTATCTTACTGGAAAAAACCGTCTCGTGTTTCGCCGTACCGGACGAAGTTACGGTACAGCTTGTTAAAATGCCCTGCTCTTCCTTAAGTCCGGACTCGAAAGGAGTTGGCAATCGTTTGCCTGAAAAGCGCGTTTGACAGTAGCTTAGGAAACGTTGATATCGCCCATGGCTCTAGGCCCTGTGCTAACGCGATTTCAGTCGGACaccgtttctcgtttttgccTGATCACCACTCCCTTCTAGCACGGTGTCTACTTGTCTGTTGCCGGTTCACGTGGCCGATGAGTTGGGGCTGCACATGCGTTCATCGCTGTGGCGGCAGCCCAAGTGGTCAGTGCTTTTATTCGAACGTAGAGCGTCTGATGTGCTCCCGGCGACGACTGGCTGACACGTACAGACTTGTCCATCACTGGTGGTGTCACTCAAAGTAGGCCGCAGCGCACGCAATATGCAGTCACTGCAGTGGTGGCGGCaaaacacgaagaagatTCGTGTTCATGAGGTAATCATCGGGGGGGGCTTGCGGCAAAGTTAGTCAGGAGCGGATGCAAGCGTTGTCACGGCAGTTACTCTCTACTGAATAAGTGGAGTTAGTACAACGCGCTGCCGTATTCCAGGTGGTACCACCAGTCCGCGGGCTCAGACGTGCACGCCAGCATTGTACAAGAAGTACTACACTGTCATATTTAGGATCCCTCGCCGGGAACCTGGTCGATCAGACAGTGGCAACTCACTGAGCGAGTGTTCTCAGCGCTGGCTGATACATATGAGTTAACACGTATCTGTCCAAGGTTAGCCAGTTGTTCCGCTAAGATGTAGTAGCTTAATTTTCGCGCACCGTAGTCATCCTGGTATAGCAAAAGCACATACTTTAACTTGCCACATGTACTATCGATTGCCAGCAAGGTTGGTACCAGCGAAAGCATGAAAGACATAACAATTGAAGTACAGGATCCGTgtgctgtacagacaccgcatTCAGTCGTGCGAGTCGGTCATACTGGACAGAAGGCGCTGGACGGTTTCTCATGATTGAAGTGGGCATTGCCGACATCATCTTTATTCAGAGCTATAAATTTCAGTTCACACGTGAAGATGGAGGAAAGACAGTTTTTTTCGGTTCTAACCCCAGCACTGCTTTTTCGCAGTAAAAACCATGGCAAACATCAACCGATACTTTTTTCGGACAGCCTCGGCAGAACGATGTGTTGCAACTGCGTGACTGAGTTCATTACCTCGCAGGTTCCCACTTTCAGCAAGGCTGCTGCAATGCAAGAGCTTCATAGATTTCTGGAAAGACGGCGTCGTCCAACCGAAGGATCCATGGCAGACGCTGTTTTATGTCGTTCGACTAGGATTGTTGCAGTGACCGTACGCTACTTGTTCTGGGGATGAACGGGTTTCAAAGTTATTTCTCTCCCCTGGTTCTAGGTAGATCTCCTTGTGGATCTAGGTGCGGCTCTAGCAGATGAGCAGTCAGTTGCTACTGCAGATACTGCGATTCAGTAAGAAAGTGCACTTTACGGCGCTGCGACCACTGGATATACCGACTTCAGACTCACTGTTTCCATCATCCGCAACGACTTCGCAAATGCAGAGATGGAAATGAGGACAGGTCTTGCAGAGGCCGTACTGCAAGATATCTTTAGTGGCTTGGAAAATGGAGACCGCCGTTGTCTTAGTTttgtgcttcttcttctaaGGGCCGTCGTAGACGCAGTTCCTTACTTCATCACAACGCTCTATCAGGTAACGGCAACTATTGTCATTAGCCTTTGCTCACCGCCTTCTCGTTACAACGTGTGTGCAGCATCCTCGTCTCACAGAGATAGCACTTGGAATCCTGGAGTCGTTAGGCGACGACGACCTTGACAGCAGTGGTTCTATTGTGTTCCTTTTGACGAGGCTGATACATGCTCACGGGGGACTTGATGTCCGAGAAAGCGTGCAGCGCATCATAGGCATAACATGTTCTGTTTTTATGAAAGCGCCTCCAGATTCCTCTTTcagcctgcatgcgctcggGTTCCTCACTATTATTTCCGAGGACGATTCGCTCTTCCCAGCCCTGTTACACAACGATGAAGCCTTACAGAAGACAGCGGAGGCATTCCAGGCCATTCTCGTTGCTAGAACCTTGCCCCCTGAGGTGCAAACTTGTGCGGTGGTACTGATAAGCCGGATCCTTAAAGGGCGGCCTGCAGCAGCAACAAGAATTTtccaggaagaagcaagcgtGGTCGAGTGGCTTCTCGAAACAGTGAGAAATGGAGTCCCAGAAGTCCGCCCAGCGGCACTGTCGTGCTTGAAGCAGCATTTCTTCGCTGATTCACTCTTTATCGAGCGTCATTCAAGGTTCGGTGAGATAAGTGGTGCAGATTAGGCCAAACGCTCACTCTATTGACTCTCATGTAGCGTTCGGAATGCTTCTCGAAATGCTAGTCGGACAGAACGACAGCGAGGAGCTTCTCCTAGCGCTCTGCAGCTTGTTGCCTAGTATTGAGGTGAATTGCACTTTAGCCTTCACAGCTACCAGAATCTCACACTCAAACGCAGAGCTTAGGTGGCAGAGCCGAGGAAATCTTCCGAATAGTCCTTGTTCTTGACCAGTACATCGGCGTAGGCAGTCAGGGTGCAGATGGGCAGACGGATAGGTTCTACGATTCCCCGGAAGCAGTATATCATCTGCTGAAGACAAAGCAGGCGGATGTATCGGAGGGACAACGTAGCATGTTGAGCTCCACTGCCATCCTCCTAAATATCtgttctcgcctcctcgctaGTAAGTTAGCCCACAAAATGAAGAGAGGTgccagaaaaagaagtcCTTTTCCAGCCTTCGACAAAACTCTTCCCGCAGCTGTtgacgaggaaagcgagggTTGTTTGGATCGTCTATGGGCAAGAATGTAAAACGATTTTTCAACTTTTGATATGCTGACATCAACTGCAGCCTGCTCTAGTCTCAGCACCGTGTTCAGGCTTGCGCAACTTGTCGAAAACGACTTGCGTGTCAACACTGATGGATATAAGAGGGCGAAGGAGTTACTCGCATTGCTCTGTTCAATATTGACAAATACTGTCGATCTCCAAAGACGAAACGCATCTGCCATGGTCACTGCAAGTGAAGGTTATAGCGCAGAGCGACAATGGATTTGCCTGTTGCTTGCTGTGTGGGTCCGTGTGGCCACAGTTTTCTGGGTAAGTGGTTACACACTTTGAATGGATTCAAACTTAAAGGGCCGGCCTCAGTCTGCAGAGGACATTTGCGCAGAAGCGCCGTGGCCGAGCCTTGTAAAATGCGCTGCTGAAATTATTTCGAGACTCGCCGTTTTCGAGGGGGTTAGAGAGCGGGGTCGAGAAAGCTGTAAGCAAGCGGCTGAACTTctgtgcagagaaaaggcaaaTTTCAGAAGAACGCTTGGTAAGGAATTGGTTTAAAAGCTGCTACTTTCCTTTCTACATAGTGGCCCCTATTTCAGTGTTATGTAGCCTTATTCCGTAAGCGGCATCAAAAGTAAACTGCTCACTAGTACGCaaacgacagaaaacgaTGTTGACCTTCAGTCGAATCATCGCCTCTAACAACGGAAACTGGCAGACTAAGAAAGAAACATCATATCTGGAACAACTGACATGCGTGCTCAGCTTTATCATCAATCCCATCATCGGAGAGCAAGGAGACGCCGCGCCTCTTCTCACCAAGCTCGAGGTTCACGATGGAGTGCAGTCTCTCATTCTCCGCCTAGTAAAACCAGACCAGAAGTCTCTGGTCCAGCCCGTAAGAATGCTGGATTTTGCCGATCGGTGCAAGGAAAATCCACCTTGCTTACAGTTTTCAGACCTCGCCACCTGCTGTGCAGCAGCCCTTGTTTTCGTCCACTATGTTCAAGGCGTGGTTTCGTCATCAGACAGAGCGTTTATCGATCCGACTGCTTGGAAGGACAGAAATACGACTCTGGATACCGACGGCGCAGCATCGTGAGTTTCCACTTTTGTCGTGTCAACGGAAGATGAATACGCTACTATCCTTGCCCATATGTAGCCTTCAGCGTTCCTCTGAAATGTAGGCTTCCTGTTGACCTGTGCAATAACAGTATCATAATTTATGCATCCTTTTCCCAGTTTGCCTTGGGAAGCGACGCTGCTGCGACTGTTGTCGTGTCCCGAAGACAAGGTGTGTAATGCTTCATCGCCTGTCGCGAGCTTGTCCCCACGGGGTCCCTTCAGAACAGAAGAATCCATTCACGCTTCCAATTTTGCGCGGCAGCTCGCTTGGTGTCCGATCCGTC
Protein-coding regions in this window:
- a CDS encoding hypothetical protein (encoded by transcript TGME49_226050) → MNSLAPSLRFWRFLFRRRRTIRSAFLRAFLLRPFGPVSPRHFRTPQRLERRLSAPCGIFVICCFEFTRSRLVMERKGLFRQNPLTRPSRKNLPALRSARGLLQAFGDVLRQVASSPGETEGEAQSPGVADSPSFPSERRHPPAGHEAAPPSERCSICLEPMLATDSCIALGCFSKRSAGASAAPFTATSRPENSLADTPDDARPGQDASPHRLHTVCFRQYVTFSLQNCQVLSSTSAREDASPGAAILRCPLADCRAAVPQSVIRRLLLSSGTEDSVEDSDAAADPGDDAALHRSCGNAENPRANSTGAVRLSSATLASPLSKNRRDTRKSIGSKTASWRPSRSAAFADVTLGDIAAAISSSDASGAAAAAGRGISDSDSAQKENQPQGLAGTASQSTYKTDNDGQELYRVYLQRTIEAYADSAGDVVRCLDPDCGYAFWWPVDAEWPSNEAERRGGEPCPKCKRRCLICGAAAHEAASCEEAWSSQNFASSLRPETRTKAGRAAPGKVQKKKLSFWRNLRRLDAAFEEYKKTENLRDCRQCGATVHLESGCHRMRCRCGYKFCYVCGTPNATCGCVEVQGHGFLTLEEVRQPASHGRRGGSVPLEKLAETAQSTAASLEDASVSSPASAAPPRRLRSPRPFDVPAAEAASPASKREKREENAFEEQDSDTVPDTQPLSASGSRAAAPRDRRRAPEAQPSLSRGESRGGTATTEKAEKRDKRTRTKKVEEHSQGKTVRRRRRAPSVEEEHDRGSAAKVARCEAPASKKSGKGSK
- a CDS encoding EF hand domain-containing protein (encoded by transcript TGME49_226040); the encoded protein is MAEFQYLCKFCFCLTDDDGDGKVKVSQLGTMLRMLGQIWSYASILKVEKELGDRPVTLDTFLRIAKQKRLEEAKARKKPISEQMVQVYGISTDIGLSADEINELKVCFDVFDPEGRGVCSVKDVSQVLSCLGEQLSPADVETLLALENFDGAEHLRFADFCAIFSRLQR
- a CDS encoding AGC kinase (encoded by transcript TGME49_226030~Predicted member of protein kinase family AGC;PKA, (PMID:22047078).), coding for MDLFRRLIPSNKDGSGDHSQRGRLPPNKCVMSNFNFGPTLGTGSFGRVFMAKRKDDPHAPPVAIKRLKKAAVIRQKQVDHILSEKRILQMINHPFTVNMLGTFKDDRYLYIVMEYVIGGEFFTLLRKTRRFENDAARFYAAQVTLIFEYLHDRNIIYRDLKPENLLVDAEGYLKLTDFGFAKVIEYRTYTLCGTPEYIAPEVLLNKGHGKPVDWWTLGILIYEMILGYPPFFDDEPMGVYQKILGGRIAFPKFFDKNAKLLVKRLLTPDLAQRYGNLKNGVADVKDHRWFAGFDWNACLKKSLPSPYKPPVKGMDDTSNFEAYPESTEQAPPVTGTMDPFTSW